Within Bacillota bacterium, the genomic segment AGACCCGGACTTCTCCACCGCTGAGCTCTACGGAGAGGATGCGCCAACCCTCAACCCTGGAGGAACCCTTGTCAGCCAGCTCTTTGACGAGTACGATAAGTGCTTTTACGAGTATGACTTCGGTGATTCGTGGACCCACGAAATCGTGGTGGAGAAAAGGCTTAGGGACACGGAGCGAAACCAGGTGCCCGTTTGTCTCGGTGGGGCCAGGCACCGACCTCCGGAGGATGTCGGCGGCGTCGTGGGATATGAAGAGTTCCTCGAAACCATCCGGGACAAGAGCAACCCCGAACGGGAGAACATGTTGTCCTGGGCGCAGAAGGATACGAGGGGCAGGCTCTTTGACCCTGAGTACTTCTACATTGATGAAGTCAACAGAAAGCTTGCGTATGTACTCGAGGACCACAGTGTGTCCGCAACAAGGCTTCTTGCAGGCAACACCGGGCTTACAGGGACATTAGGGTTCGGCTGGTGGGAACCTTACATCGAGGTGGGCGGGAAGCAGTATACCTGGGAGCGTATCGGAGACCTATTGACCTGGTTCGATGTGGGCGTCACGGTGACTGTCAGGGTCAGCAGGA encodes:
- a CDS encoding plasmid pRiA4b ORF-3 family protein, producing the protein MAYEIRIAICGIEPAIWRSLRIPGSITFAQLHRIIQVAFGWLDYHLYHFRFDNIVIVEPDPDFSTAELYGEDAPTLNPGGTLVSQLFDEYDKCFYEYDFGDSWTHEIVVEKRLRDTERNQVPVCLGGARHRPPEDVGGVVGYEEFLETIRDKSNPERENMLSWAQKDTRGRLFDPEYFYIDEVNRKLAYVLEDHSVSATRLLAGNTGLTGTLGFGWWEPYIEVGGKQYTWERIGDLLTWFDVGVTVTVRVSRRVRSADRHSTR